The Sphaerochaeta globosa str. Buddy region AAAAATGGGCGGTGCCTACCATGGCTGGAGCGACCAACTCGCCTATGGCATCCGCCTGCCTGGAACCAAAGGGTTGCAAGCGCACGGAGTCCCCTCCTATCTGTTCAAGCATACCCAGGAGTTTTTTCCCAACCGCCTTGAGGCACTCGAGAATAGACTTAAACGCAACCGACTCAAGGGAGGCACCGCAGCCGTTTTCATTGAGCCTATCGGCCCTGAAAGCGGAACCAGGCCGCTGGACCTTCACTTCAACAAGGAAGTGGAAAACCTTTGTCATGCATATGGTGCACTCTTGGTCTTCGATGAGGTTGTGACAGGGTTCAGAATCGGAATGGCGGGTGCCCAAGGCTATTTCAAGGTCTCTGCCGATCTCACCATCTTCGGCAAAGTCATTGCCGGCGGTTATCCCGGTGCCGGTGGGCTTGGCGGCAAGAAGGAGTATATGAAATACCTCGCTGCAGGCATCCAGACCGGGGACAAAATCCATAAGGCCTTGGTCGGGGGAACCATGGCGGCAACCGCCCTCAGTTGCGCCGCCGGCTACCATACCCTTGAAGAGATTGAAAGAACCGATGCATGTAGCAACGCCGGGCGTATGGGCGACCGCCTCACAAAAGGTTTACAGATTCTCATCGAGAACCATCACCTACCCTTCGTTGCCTTCAACCAGGGATCGATATGCCATCTGGAAACGGTGGGAACCATGCACTTTTTCATCAACTGGAAAAAGCCTTGGACTATTACCTCTGTTATCAATGAAACATCCAAACGGAAGAAGGAAATGGAGTACATGGGAGCTGCCTATATGGCAGAGGGTCTGGTCACGCTCGCGGGAAGCAGGCTCTATACCAGTGCCGCCTACGATGATGCGATGATCGACCAGGCCCTTGAAGCCTTCGACCGTGTATTCGCTCACGTCGAATGCATTGAGTAATGAAGGAGGGCAGGATGGAACTGAAACAAGCAAAACAGGCTGTACTGGAAGCTGCAAGGAACCTGCTTTCCTCCAATTTGGTTGCCCGCACGTGGGGCAATATCAGCTGCAGGGTGGGAGAAGAATCGTTTCTCATCACTCCAAGCGGCAAAGCCTATGAGCACCTGAGTGAGGACCAACTGGTATTGGTTTCACTCTCTGATCTGAGTTATAGCGGTAGCATCAAGCCTTCCTCGGAGAAAGGCATGCATGCATCAGTCTATCGAAACAAACCTGCTGTACAGTGTGTGTTGCATACCCATCAGGAGATGGCCTCCTTGGCTAGCTTGCTCGGCCAATCGGTATCGGTCCCGACTGCGTTCCAGGACATACTGGGAACAAGCATACCGACTGCCAGCTACGGCCTTCCCGGTACCAAGCGTCTTCACAACAACGTCACCAAGGTACTCCAGGCTACCTCTTCTTCGGCCCTGCTGATGGCCTGTCATGGGGCTCTCTGTTTCGGTCCAAGCATGGAGGCCTCGTTTGCAATCGCCCAAGCCTTGGAACAGGCATGCAAAGAGGCGGTGTATGTCCATGCACCGATGATAAAAGCCTTGGAGGGAACAAGTAGCATCAAGCTTGCTGCTGCAATCAGCAATACCGGAAACCTCGAATACGGGAAGACTCTTGACCCCACCCTTCAGCAACTCTGCGCTAAACTGCTTACGGACAAGACCGACTGCAACACTATCTTACTACTCATTTCGCAGGAAGTGCTTGCCGTAATGGACATGGTCCCTAGACTGGCTGCCTATTTGGATGACTTTGCTCAGATTGCAGCTCCTTCTTTGGCAGTAATGCACCAGAACGCTCCAGTTTCCAAGCTCCTGGGTAAAGCCAAGCATTGTGATGCCTTACTCATGAAAGGCGTAGGGGCGCTGTGCATGGGCAATAGTGAATCGGAAGCCCATGCAGTTGCTACACTGGTTCAGAAAAACTGCAAGGCAGAGGTGCTCCATCTTGCCGACTTGCGTGTACGGCACATTACGTGGCTCGATGCCCGTTTGATGCGCTATGTGTACAAGCAGAAATACTCAAAACTTGCCTGATACAGCACATGCTCCTCTGTATCAGCACAATCTCTGAATGCAAACACTATCAAGATTCCTATCGTCCAGATTGGGAAAATAGGTGATTGAATACCTCTGTCTGTCCAGTGTCTCCTCTATTGTACGCACAGCCGGGCTGTAGATGAAAAGCCCCCCAACAATGAGCGAATCCAGGATTTCCAAGTACTTCATGGTATAGAGCACCGTATCGGAATCTTGATTGATGAGGCTTCTTCTATAGTGGTTGGAAAAAGACATATGGGCAATTACACTTCCCCAGGTTGACTGAAGAAAATGGTAGTCAAACCAGTTGCCGCAAAAGATTCGATGCTCGTCGCTGTGGTATTGGTCAAGCCCATAGAGCTCCTCAAATCCTTTTTCCTCCAGATACGAAAGCAGCTGATGTTTTTTCCCGCAACCCACATCAAGAATTGGTTGTTTCAGCAAACAGTCCCCAAGGTGGAGCAAGTGGAATTGGAAACTCCCCGAATACTCTGCACAAGGAATGAAAAGCTGATCCTGATTCTTATTGTAGCTATTATGCTTGAGTGCTGAAATAAGCTTCGCCCTATGACGCTGAACGATGATCTCCAAATCATCCTGCAACGTCCTATTTTCGAGTGCGAGACCTCGAAGATGAAGCACAAGTTCCCTATAGAGGATATTGAGGGAATCAATGGTATCCTTTGAAAGGGAAACATACTGATTGACCTGTACACATTCCATAACCAGATAATTATATAAGGAGCCTGTCAGGCTCTGAATCTTTTCCTCGGTATTGATACCTTGGTACAGATACAGATTCTGTTGAATAGCATGCATGATGCTCTTCCTTGTTTCTTCACTCTCGAGATAGGTTATGATTGATTTCATTGTTCTTTCTCACGCCACAGAGCTTTCGCCCAGACTTGTGTTTGGGTTTCTATGGTTTTTTGCTCGTTGCAACTTCTGTGTATGCATTGTGCAAGATAGGAATCCTGAAGCGCTTCAGACAGCGAATACCCTTTGCCCCAACAGGCATCTTCCAGGCATAAGGCAAGAGCAATCTCATCATCGTTGAAGCCTAGAGGCCAATACGGGTTCTTAAAATGGTAGGTATCCCCAAAGGCCATGGCACGAAGGGAAAGCGGGCTGTTGTTCGCAACTCCATCCTCGATTCTCTTGATGACTTGGCAAATTCCCTCGTTTTGTGTATTGAGGTACCGGACTGTATCGTCAAAAATCTCCCCCCGTTCCCCACAAAGGCTGAAGTGCCGGCTTCTGATGCTGCTATGGTAGGCTACGCCGGCAAAATCGAAATACCCGGTCTTTCCATCCTCAAATGCCAATGTAGCGGTAGTGTGCTTGGTTGGGATGCGAATACCTTCGGTATCGACAGAATCCCTTCCACCGGTTTTCACCACCCAACTAGTTCTGCTTGAAGCGGTAATGCTGCAATTGCCGCCCCCCTCACCAAGAAAATGACGAAGGATGCTTGTGCCATGATGATCATGCAGGCAGGCCCCTCGTACCTCTGTTATGGGTCCCAGAAGAGGAATAAGAGCATCGCATGTTTGGAAGTAGGGGTAGCGATAGTACTGCTCGGCGACAAACACCCTGCTTTGTGACTGTGCATACAGCGTATAGATTGTGGACAGCGTTTGCAATGACAGCTGGGTAAAACCGGTTTCACAGAGAATCGTTTCCCCACACTCGATAAGTGTAGGCAAGAGGGACTGGAGACTTAAGGAAGGAACACACAAAACCACCAGATCATGAGGATACGAAAGAGCTTCAAGAACGTCAAAACTGGTCGTCGTCTGATACTGCTGCTTCACTTGCTCTGCGCGCTGCTTGGAGTGAAGAACCCAATTCACCAAGGTAAAGCGCTCAGGCAGTGCCTTGATGATCCGATAATAGAAGAGACTGCGCCATCCGTAGCCGATAAGGATTATCCGCATACCTGACCTAGTGAAAATTTCGCTCATACAACTACTATATCACAGCAGGGAAGGTTTTCCTTTCAGCAGTAGCGGGAATACATACGTAAAAGAGTCCTTGACCTTGCAATAAAGGGCGGTATACTCAAACAGAGTGTCGGAAATTGTGCCGGCATAAGGAAGAAATAATGGAAACCAATGAAGCTGCAGCAGTAAGCAAGAAAGAGAATCTCATCCAAATCGGCAAGTTCGTTCTCTTTTCCATCAGTGCAGGAATCATCCAAGTCCTGGTTTTCACCCTCTGTGAGGAATTGTTCCACCTACCCTATTGGCCGAGCTATTTGACCGCCCTCATTGCAAGTGTCGTCTACAACTTTACGGTAAACCGACGCTTTACCTTTAAGAGTGCAAACAACATTCCCAAGGCTATGCTGCAACTGGCTATCTATTACGCCATTTTCACCCCGCTATCCACCTGGTGGGGTGATGCATTGGTGCAGATTGGGATTTCAGACTACATCGTCCTGGGTGGGACCATGGTGGTCAACCTTATCACCGAATTCTGTGTGAATCGATTCATCATCTATCGGACTTCCATGAATACCCGAGGGTGAAAAGAAACAAAGCTTTTTCACCATTGCCTCCACCGCATCGGTATAGCTGCCCTCATAGACAAGGGTCTTGTTCACCAGCATGGCGGTAAAGCCATGGACCAAGCTCCATACTGCCAGTGCATCCATGGTGTGTTCTTCCCCAAGGCCCCCAAACAGCATTTTAAACATCGATACGATATATCGGTCAGGCTCTGTAAAGGTTCCCTCTTTGATGAAAAGCGGCCTTGTATGATCCATCATAAAGATGCATTTGAAATGTTCGGGATGTTCCACCATGAAAGAAACATACAACGTACTGGCTTGAATAATCTGTTTTTTGCGATCACCTTCGTATTGGTGCACAACGCTATCGAGAGCACACGTAAATTCCGTCGATACACGGGTGGTAATAGCGATGATGAGGGCTTGTTTGCTTGAGAAATGCCGGTAGGGGGCAGTATTGCTGACTCCACACAGAGCAGCAACCTTTCGTAAGGAAAATGCCTCTAGACCGACAGTGGTCAGCAATTGAAGGCCCTTGTGTATCAGATCGTTCTCCAATGAACCATGATGGTAGCTTCTTTTTCCCATAGCACTCTCATTACTACTTGTATGGAATAATTTTACTAAATAATGTTGACACTGTAAACATTGAGACTTTGGATATGACCAATGGTACCAGCGTTACCATTGTTACCTGATAATGGCCTTGGCATCCAACCTACATACTGATTCTGTCGATGAAGGGAAAAAGAGATGATGATGGACCACGTACGCGTCGTATATGCGACAAAAACTCAACATTCAAAAAAGTTGGCACAGGCCGTAGCGAAAGCTCTTCTCGTACAAGCAAAATCTGTCGATCAATGCACAAAGGGCGAACAATCAGAGTTGCTGTTCATCGCCGGTGGCATCTATGCCGGCAAGTGCAATCCAGCGCTGGTCTCCTATGCACAAAGCCTTGATACCGAGCAGGTTAAGAACGTGGTGCTGATAACAAGCAGCGTATCCATCA contains the following coding sequences:
- a CDS encoding aspartate aminotransferase family protein — translated: MDTRFAISTYPDCAAVTKKLDALIKGPVYSIARKALAQYEHAYFDEQCPRSKAMIDEAKHYIPGGVQHNLAFNHPFPLVMTKAEGAYLYDLDGHRYFDFLQAGGPTVLGSNPPSVREKVIELLKDGGPSTGLFHEYEYKLAKKVCESVPSVEMFRMFNSGSEACMAAIRVARLATGKKNIVKMGGAYHGWSDQLAYGIRLPGTKGLQAHGVPSYLFKHTQEFFPNRLEALENRLKRNRLKGGTAAVFIEPIGPESGTRPLDLHFNKEVENLCHAYGALLVFDEVVTGFRIGMAGAQGYFKVSADLTIFGKVIAGGYPGAGGLGGKKEYMKYLAAGIQTGDKIHKALVGGTMAATALSCAAGYHTLEEIERTDACSNAGRMGDRLTKGLQILIENHHLPFVAFNQGSICHLETVGTMHFFINWKKPWTITSVINETSKRKKEMEYMGAAYMAEGLVTLAGSRLYTSAAYDDAMIDQALEAFDRVFAHVECIE
- a CDS encoding oxidoreductase domain-containing protein; the protein is MSEIFTRSGMRIILIGYGWRSLFYYRIIKALPERFTLVNWVLHSKQRAEQVKQQYQTTTSFDVLEALSYPHDLVVLCVPSLSLQSLLPTLIECGETILCETGFTQLSLQTLSTIYTLYAQSQSRVFVAEQYYRYPYFQTCDALIPLLGPITEVRGACLHDHHGTSILRHFLGEGGGNCSITASSRTSWVVKTGGRDSVDTEGIRIPTKHTTATLAFEDGKTGYFDFAGVAYHSSIRSRHFSLCGERGEIFDDTVRYLNTQNEGICQVIKRIEDGVANNSPLSLRAMAFGDTYHFKNPYWPLGFNDDEIALALCLEDACWGKGYSLSEALQDSYLAQCIHRSCNEQKTIETQTQVWAKALWREKEQ
- a CDS encoding flavodoxin domain-containing protein, whose product is MDHVRVVYATKTQHSKKLAQAVAKALLVQAKSVDQCTKGEQSELLFIAGGIYAGKCNPALVSYAQSLDTEQVKNVVLITSSVSITQRKQQEIREILTMKGISVVDEITCPGAVFFIKLTHPNKRDLQFVAEAAKSIVAKTIIS
- a CDS encoding class II aldolase/adducin family protein yields the protein MELKQAKQAVLEAARNLLSSNLVARTWGNISCRVGEESFLITPSGKAYEHLSEDQLVLVSLSDLSYSGSIKPSSEKGMHASVYRNKPAVQCVLHTHQEMASLASLLGQSVSVPTAFQDILGTSIPTASYGLPGTKRLHNNVTKVLQATSSSALLMACHGALCFGPSMEASFAIAQALEQACKEAVYVHAPMIKALEGTSSIKLAAAISNTGNLEYGKTLDPTLQQLCAKLLTDKTDCNTILLLISQEVLAVMDMVPRLAAYLDDFAQIAAPSLAVMHQNAPVSKLLGKAKHCDALLMKGVGALCMGNSESEAHAVATLVQKNCKAEVLHLADLRVRHITWLDARLMRYVYKQKYSKLA
- a CDS encoding TetR/AcrR family transcriptional regulator produces the protein MGKRSYHHGSLENDLIHKGLQLLTTVGLEAFSLRKVAALCGVSNTAPYRHFSSKQALIIAITTRVSTEFTCALDSVVHQYEGDRKKQIIQASTLYVSFMVEHPEHFKCIFMMDHTRPLFIKEGTFTEPDRYIVSMFKMLFGGLGEEHTMDALAVWSLVHGFTAMLVNKTLVYEGSYTDAVEAMVKKLCFFSPSGIHGSPIDDESIHTEFGDKVDHHGPTQDDVV
- a CDS encoding GtrA family protein, which produces METNEAAAVSKKENLIQIGKFVLFSISAGIIQVLVFTLCEELFHLPYWPSYLTALIASVVYNFTVNRRFTFKSANNIPKAMLQLAIYYAIFTPLSTWWGDALVQIGISDYIVLGGTMVVNLITEFCVNRFIIYRTSMNTRG